In Acidimicrobiia bacterium, one genomic interval encodes:
- a CDS encoding type II toxin-antitoxin system PemK/MazF family toxin, with amino-acid sequence MVAQTELWLMETPNQKRRPVLVVTRDEVIAVLSNIIVAPITSTIRAIPTCIPVGPDEGIDHDSVATFDNLAAVPKSVLTTRLGKLGPDGHRRICMALEAVANC; translated from the coding sequence GTGGTAGCCCAGACCGAACTCTGGTTGATGGAGACCCCCAACCAGAAGCGCAGACCGGTGCTCGTAGTCACCCGCGACGAGGTCATCGCGGTCCTGAGCAACATCATCGTGGCTCCCATCACCAGCACGATCCGCGCCATCCCCACCTGTATTCCGGTCGGACCGGACGAAGGCATCGACCACGACAGCGTGGCCACCTTCGACAACCTCGCCGCCGTGCCCAAATCGGTGCTCACCACACGCCTCGGCAAGCTCGGCCCCGATGGGCACCGGCGGATCTGCATGGCCCTCGAAGCAGTCGCCAACTGCTGA
- a CDS encoding SDR family NAD(P)-dependent oxidoreductase, with protein sequence MIDFQDRVALVTGAGRGLGASHARLLASRGAAVVVNDPGVATDGTASEARPADEVVAEIKEAGGAAVADYGSVSDPEQAEAMVQRAIDEFGRIDIVVNNAGILRDKAFHNLEWPNLEAVLDVHLKGAFFVTRPAFRHMREQSYGRIVVTSSNSGLLGNFGQANYGAAKMGLVGLMNVLAIEGAKYDIKVNAVAPVAATRMTEDILGPIAEKLDPSQVSPVVAFLCSEACPVTAEVFSAAGGVVSRMFVGLTPGWFKHPEKEGALTLEDIAEHFDEIRDETGYIVPASNQDELQKLAPLLFS encoded by the coding sequence ATGATCGACTTTCAGGATCGGGTCGCGCTGGTCACCGGGGCGGGTAGGGGCCTTGGGGCCAGTCATGCCCGCTTGCTCGCTTCCCGCGGCGCCGCCGTGGTGGTCAACGACCCCGGGGTGGCTACCGACGGCACCGCATCGGAGGCTCGTCCTGCTGATGAGGTGGTCGCCGAGATCAAGGAGGCGGGTGGAGCCGCCGTCGCCGACTACGGGAGCGTCTCCGACCCCGAGCAGGCCGAAGCCATGGTGCAGAGGGCGATCGACGAGTTCGGGCGGATCGACATCGTGGTCAACAACGCCGGGATCCTGCGCGACAAGGCGTTCCACAATCTCGAGTGGCCCAACCTCGAGGCGGTCCTCGACGTGCACCTCAAGGGTGCCTTCTTCGTCACCAGGCCCGCCTTTCGGCACATGCGCGAGCAGTCCTATGGGCGGATCGTGGTGACCTCCTCCAACTCGGGGCTGCTGGGCAACTTCGGCCAGGCCAACTACGGCGCCGCCAAGATGGGGCTGGTCGGGCTGATGAACGTGCTGGCCATCGAGGGCGCCAAGTACGACATCAAGGTGAACGCGGTGGCCCCCGTTGCCGCCACCCGGATGACCGAGGACATCCTCGGGCCTATCGCCGAGAAACTCGACCCGTCGCAGGTTTCGCCGGTGGTCGCCTTCCTCTGCTCGGAGGCGTGCCCGGTGACCGCCGAGGTCTTCTCGGCGGCAGGTGGGGTGGTGAGCCGGATGTTCGTCGGGCTCACCCCGGGCTGGTTCAAGCATCCCGAGAAGGAAGGTGCCCTCACTCTCGAGGACATCGCCGAGCACTTCGACGAGATCCGCGACGAGACCGGCTACATCGTCCCCGCCTCCAACCAGGACGAGCTGCAGAAGCTCGCCCCGCTGCTCTTCTCGTGA
- a CDS encoding 5-formyltetrahydrofolate cyclo-ligase, with product MTPGETDTPGTTAGKAEWRQWVRRVRGDIDWPSVSEAVVAALHEWIPPDSRVLLYDPLPDEVDLLPLVASFATFVTRTPDDGGLTVHPYDSVREVHRLGFSQPIDGSPEIDPADIDVVLLPGLAFDRAGVRLGRGGGHYDRLLPRLPPDCALVGVASDAVVVDRLPREEHDVLVTHLATESGVGMVRR from the coding sequence GTGACTCCCGGCGAAACCGATACCCCCGGCACAACGGCGGGGAAGGCGGAGTGGCGGCAGTGGGTCCGTCGGGTGCGGGGCGACATCGACTGGCCATCCGTATCCGAAGCGGTGGTCGCCGCCCTTCATGAGTGGATTCCCCCCGACAGCCGGGTGCTGCTCTACGACCCGCTGCCCGACGAGGTCGACCTGCTTCCCCTGGTCGCGTCGTTCGCGACCTTCGTCACCCGCACCCCGGACGATGGGGGGCTGACGGTTCATCCGTACGACTCGGTGCGTGAGGTTCATCGTCTCGGGTTCTCCCAGCCGATCGATGGATCGCCGGAGATCGATCCGGCCGACATCGATGTGGTGCTGCTCCCCGGGCTGGCATTCGACCGGGCCGGGGTGCGGTTGGGCAGGGGAGGGGGCCATTACGACCGGCTGCTTCCCCGGCTGCCGCCCGACTGCGCGCTCGTCGGCGTCGCCTCCGATGCGGTGGTGGTCGATCGGCTTCCCCGAGAGGAACACGATGTGCTGGTCACCCATCTAGCGACCGAATCCGGCGTGGGTATGGTCCGCCGATGA
- a CDS encoding phospho-sugar mutase, producing the protein MTADLVAAARTWIAGDPDPITRAELEALLDDPEALEDRMGAVLRFGTAGIRGQVGAGSNRMNRATVIRVTRGIADYLIARGRGAGPVVVGFDGRTDSEQFAEDAVGVFAAAGIPTRWFPAVTPTPLVAYAALMEGAEMAVVVTASHNPPADNGYKAYDANGAQIIPPVDTDIAAAIDAVGPAAAVPRIGGVFEDGHEFALPIGLEAEERYVEEVFAFRGDPPAGAPIRLAYTALHGVGGPLAIRILAAGGHGDVHVVEEQWAPDGRFPTVAFPNPEEPGALDLAEALGTRVGADAVLANDPDGDRLGVSLPHDGGWTQLSGNQIGILLGDFILERTAGDGRLVVSSVVSSPMLGAVAAHHGARHEVTLTGFKWICNAALALEEQGLRFVFGFEEALGYTVGPVVHDKDGFSAALWFADLVAVEKARGRAVFDHLADLYVRDGLWVSVPRSVVRAGADGVEEIAAAMDRLAGSQPTTLGGLAVTGFTDYRQGAADRPFWLPATPLVDFSLEGGSRVLVRPSGTEPKLKVYADIRGSAASIDEVPAAEAEARRVAAAAGDDLLDFLGWGG; encoded by the coding sequence ATGACCGCCGACCTCGTCGCCGCCGCCCGGACCTGGATCGCCGGTGATCCCGATCCGATCACCCGGGCTGAGTTGGAGGCGCTCCTCGACGACCCGGAGGCGCTCGAAGACCGCATGGGAGCCGTCCTCCGCTTCGGCACCGCCGGCATCCGTGGCCAGGTGGGGGCCGGGTCGAATCGGATGAACCGGGCCACGGTGATCCGGGTCACCCGGGGGATCGCCGACTATCTGATTGCCCGTGGCCGCGGTGCCGGGCCGGTGGTCGTCGGGTTCGACGGGCGCACCGACAGCGAGCAGTTCGCCGAAGACGCCGTGGGGGTGTTCGCCGCCGCCGGCATCCCCACCCGCTGGTTCCCGGCGGTGACCCCGACACCGCTGGTGGCGTACGCCGCGCTGATGGAGGGGGCGGAGATGGCGGTGGTGGTCACCGCCAGCCACAACCCGCCCGCCGACAACGGGTACAAGGCGTACGACGCCAACGGCGCCCAGATCATCCCCCCGGTCGACACCGACATCGCCGCCGCCATCGACGCGGTCGGCCCCGCAGCCGCGGTGCCCCGGATCGGGGGGGTCTTCGAGGACGGGCACGAGTTCGCCCTCCCCATCGGGCTGGAGGCGGAGGAGCGTTACGTCGAGGAGGTCTTTGCCTTCCGGGGCGATCCCCCCGCGGGCGCCCCGATCCGCCTCGCATATACCGCCCTCCACGGGGTGGGCGGCCCATTGGCGATCCGCATCCTCGCCGCCGGCGGCCACGGCGACGTCCATGTGGTCGAGGAGCAGTGGGCGCCCGACGGGCGCTTCCCCACGGTCGCCTTCCCCAACCCAGAGGAGCCGGGCGCCCTCGACCTGGCCGAGGCGCTGGGCACCCGGGTGGGGGCCGATGCGGTGCTGGCCAACGACCCCGACGGCGACCGGCTGGGGGTGAGCCTTCCTCACGACGGCGGCTGGACCCAGTTGAGCGGCAATCAGATCGGCATTCTCCTCGGCGACTTCATCCTCGAACGGACTGCCGGCGATGGCCGTCTGGTGGTGAGCAGCGTGGTCTCGTCGCCGATGCTGGGCGCAGTGGCCGCCCACCACGGCGCCCGCCACGAGGTGACCCTCACCGGGTTCAAGTGGATCTGCAACGCCGCCCTGGCGCTCGAGGAGCAGGGCCTGCGGTTCGTCTTCGGCTTCGAGGAGGCGCTGGGATACACCGTGGGCCCGGTGGTACACGACAAGGACGGCTTCTCGGCGGCGTTGTGGTTCGCCGACCTGGTGGCCGTCGAGAAGGCGCGGGGGAGGGCCGTGTTCGATCACCTCGCCGACCTCTATGTGCGAGACGGGCTGTGGGTGAGCGTCCCCCGCAGCGTGGTCCGCGCCGGCGCCGACGGGGTCGAGGAGATCGCCGCCGCCATGGACCGCCTCGCCGGGTCGCAGCCGACGACGCTGGGAGGGCTGGCCGTCACCGGGTTCACCGACTACCGGCAGGGAGCCGCCGACCGCCCCTTCTGGCTCCCCGCGACCCCGCTGGTCGATTTTTCACTCGAGGGCGGCAGCCGGGTGCTGGTCCGCCCCAGCGGCACCGAACCCAAACTGAAGGTGTATGCCGACATCCGGGGGTCGGCCGCTTCGATCGACGAGGTCCCCGCGGCCGAGGCCGAGGCCCGCCGGGTGGCCGCCGCCGCCGGTGACGATCTGCTCGACTTCCTGGGATGGGGTGGGTGA
- a CDS encoding YbaK/EbsC family protein, whose protein sequence is MTIPEASQRVIEGGRALGVEIDIHVFPEGTKTSADAAAAIGCDLSAIAKSIVFTLDDREQVVVFASGDTRIDVGKLAAVVGVDSVRRATLEEAREATGFAPGGTPPFGYPGPVRVFADEALRRHDLVWAAGGTPTTVFPIKLEELVRAAGAEWVEVSE, encoded by the coding sequence ATGACGATTCCGGAGGCATCGCAACGGGTGATCGAAGGCGGCCGGGCACTGGGCGTGGAGATCGACATCCACGTGTTCCCCGAAGGCACCAAGACCTCCGCCGACGCCGCCGCCGCCATCGGCTGCGACCTGTCGGCGATCGCCAAATCGATCGTCTTCACCCTCGACGACCGAGAGCAAGTGGTGGTCTTCGCCAGCGGCGACACCAGGATCGACGTGGGGAAACTCGCGGCGGTGGTTGGTGTCGATTCGGTACGCCGAGCCACGCTGGAGGAGGCCAGGGAGGCCACCGGATTCGCCCCCGGAGGCACGCCGCCGTTCGGATACCCCGGCCCGGTCAGGGTGTTCGCTGATGAGGCCTTGCGACGCCACGATTTGGTGTGGGCGGCAGGCGGCACGCCGACGACGGTGTTCCCGATCAAGTTGGAGGAGTTGGTCCGCGCGGCAGGAGCGGAGTGGGTGGAGGTGAGTGAGTAG
- a CDS encoding aminotransferase class I/II-fold pyridoxal phosphate-dependent enzyme, which translates to MASGDFAHPINLNLNVRGLGHSATLAINERSKRLQSEGRHVYRLGLGQSPFPIPQPVVDELRANAHQKDYLDVAGLPALRDAVSNYYERRYGIGCTADDVLIGPGSKELMFLAQLVYYGDLVIPTPSWVSYAPQAHIIGRKVRWVPTTAEHGWPLQPAELDAVCREDPSRPRLVLLNYPSNPTGQTYDIEALQELAAVARRYRVILLSDEIYGELDHQGRHVSIASFYPEGTIISGGLSKWCGAGGWRLGTFTFPRALGWLREAMAAVASETYTSTSAPIQFAAVRAFQGGSELTRYLVNARRILRALGAAFAERLRSAGVFVPGPQGAFYLFPDFSPLRAPLAERGVRTSTDLCEQLLVDTGVALLPGAAFGRSAEELTARVSYVDFDGTRALAAAEAIPLDQELDAAFLKQYCTNTIQAADVMAEWIAA; encoded by the coding sequence ATGGCTTCAGGCGATTTCGCCCACCCGATCAATCTCAACCTCAACGTCCGGGGACTCGGACACTCGGCCACCCTCGCCATCAACGAGCGGAGCAAGCGGCTGCAATCGGAGGGCCGGCATGTCTACCGGCTCGGTCTCGGCCAGTCTCCCTTCCCGATCCCCCAACCCGTGGTCGACGAACTCCGCGCCAACGCCCACCAGAAGGACTACCTCGACGTTGCCGGCCTTCCCGCCCTCCGGGATGCGGTGTCGAACTACTACGAGCGCCGGTACGGCATCGGGTGCACTGCCGACGATGTGCTCATCGGGCCGGGATCCAAGGAACTCATGTTCCTCGCCCAGTTGGTGTACTACGGCGACCTGGTGATCCCGACGCCGAGCTGGGTGTCCTACGCCCCGCAGGCGCACATCATCGGACGCAAGGTTCGTTGGGTGCCGACCACCGCCGAACACGGCTGGCCGCTGCAGCCGGCTGAACTCGACGCCGTTTGCCGGGAAGACCCCTCTCGACCGCGGCTGGTGCTGCTCAACTATCCGTCGAATCCCACCGGCCAGACATACGACATCGAAGCCCTCCAGGAACTCGCGGCCGTGGCACGCCGGTACCGGGTGATCCTTCTTTCCGACGAGATCTACGGCGAACTCGATCATCAGGGGCGACATGTCTCGATCGCCAGCTTCTACCCCGAGGGCACCATCATCAGTGGCGGTCTCAGCAAGTGGTGTGGCGCCGGGGGTTGGCGCCTCGGAACCTTCACGTTCCCGCGGGCGCTCGGCTGGCTGCGCGAAGCGATGGCGGCCGTCGCCAGCGAGACCTACACGTCGACGAGCGCGCCGATCCAGTTCGCAGCCGTCCGCGCCTTCCAAGGGGGAAGTGAACTCACCCGCTATCTGGTCAATGCGCGGCGCATCCTGCGGGCGCTCGGTGCCGCCTTCGCCGAGAGGCTCCGCTCGGCCGGCGTGTTCGTCCCCGGTCCGCAGGGGGCGTTCTACCTCTTCCCGGACTTCTCACCGCTTCGAGCGCCGCTTGCCGAACGGGGCGTGCGGACCTCCACCGATCTCTGCGAACAACTGCTCGTCGACACCGGCGTCGCCCTCCTGCCGGGAGCAGCGTTCGGGCGCAGCGCCGAAGAACTGACCGCCAGGGTCTCCTACGTCGACTTCGACGGCACCCGAGCCCTGGCCGCCGCCGAAGCGATCCCCCTCGACCAGGAGCTCGACGCGGCCTTCCTCAAGCAGTACTGCACCAACACGATCCAAGCAGCGGACGTCATGGCGGAATGGATCGCGGCCTGA
- a CDS encoding adenylate/guanylate cyclase domain-containing protein encodes MPTTRYARSGDVNIAYQVVGDGSRDLVYVPGWVSNIEVMWEDPGLARFLEHLAGFARLIAFDKRGTGLSDPVPVEHLPTLETRMDDLRAVMDAVGSERATLFGHSEGGSMCVLFAATYPDRVDGLILTGSYAARIRSPEYPWAPTWEERLVEIEQTEATWGTVDPTDYNAPSRANDPAFRQWMMRYTRLSASPRAAAALLRMNSQIDVTQVLPALRVPALLLYRTHDPDVNVEEGRWIASRIPGARFVELEGADHMFWAGDSDVILQEIEEFVTGHRPGLAADRVLATVLFTDLVGSTERAATMGDRAWGDLLERHHKLVRSSLARWRGREVGTWGDGFFATFDGPVRAIQCARAIAAEMKSLGLEVRAGLHTGEVEMVGADVTGLAVNIGARVGALAGPGEVLVSRTVKDLVAGSGLEFESRGLQELKGVPDRWEVFAVAG; translated from the coding sequence ATGCCCACCACCCGCTACGCCCGCAGCGGTGATGTCAACATCGCCTATCAGGTCGTCGGCGACGGATCGCGCGACCTGGTCTACGTCCCCGGCTGGGTATCGAACATCGAAGTGATGTGGGAGGACCCCGGGCTGGCTCGATTCCTGGAGCACCTGGCCGGGTTTGCCCGGCTGATCGCTTTCGACAAGCGGGGGACGGGACTGTCGGACCCGGTGCCGGTGGAGCATCTCCCCACCCTGGAGACCCGGATGGACGACCTGCGTGCGGTGATGGACGCCGTTGGGTCGGAGCGGGCGACGCTGTTCGGCCACTCCGAAGGGGGCAGCATGTGCGTGTTGTTCGCCGCCACCTACCCGGACCGGGTGGACGGGCTGATCCTCACCGGTTCGTACGCGGCGCGGATTCGCAGTCCGGAGTACCCGTGGGCGCCGACTTGGGAAGAACGCCTCGTCGAGATCGAGCAAACCGAGGCCACCTGGGGCACCGTCGACCCGACCGACTACAACGCCCCGAGCCGCGCAAACGACCCAGCGTTTCGTCAGTGGATGATGCGCTACACCCGCCTCTCCGCCAGCCCACGGGCTGCGGCGGCGCTGTTGCGAATGAACTCGCAGATCGATGTCACCCAGGTGTTGCCCGCACTGCGCGTGCCGGCGTTGCTGTTGTACCGGACCCACGATCCCGACGTGAACGTGGAGGAGGGCCGTTGGATCGCCTCGCGGATCCCGGGGGCACGATTCGTGGAACTCGAGGGGGCCGACCACATGTTCTGGGCCGGTGACAGTGACGTGATCCTCCAGGAGATCGAGGAGTTCGTCACCGGGCATCGTCCCGGGCTGGCGGCCGATCGGGTGCTGGCCACGGTGCTGTTCACCGATCTGGTCGGCTCCACCGAGCGCGCCGCGACCATGGGGGACCGGGCGTGGGGCGATTTGTTGGAGCGGCACCACAAGTTGGTGCGCTCCAGCCTGGCGCGTTGGCGGGGCAGAGAGGTAGGCACCTGGGGTGACGGATTCTTCGCCACCTTCGACGGGCCGGTGCGCGCGATCCAGTGTGCCCGCGCCATCGCAGCCGAAATGAAGTCCCTCGGGCTCGAGGTTCGAGCCGGGCTCCATACCGGCGAGGTCGAAATGGTGGGCGCCGATGTCACCGGACTCGCGGTCAATATCGGGGCCCGGGTGGGCGCATTGGCGGGTCCGGGGGAGGTGCTGGTGTCACGAACGGTGAAGGATCTGGTCGCAGGTTCGGGTCTGGAGTTCGAGTCGCGCGGCCTCCAGGAGTTGAAGGGCGTACCCGATCGCTGGGAGGTGTTCGCGGTCGCGGGGTGA
- a CDS encoding ATP-dependent endonuclease, with the protein MDRTERRSRSDHVLAGYASGPGATSRERDAALARSESARMVILVEGISDLMALDAVAQRQGRDLVQEGIVVLPVGGAHAFGRHLELLGDHQIGLRCLVDEAEEAIVRAATTATAGVGGATSPVGERIDMFVCVEDLEHELIRAVTPSRVGAILEREADLGSFRILQKQPAWRDGDLVAQLRRFLGAGARRKLRYARLLALELELGDVPRPLAGALEV; encoded by the coding sequence ATGGATCGCACTGAGCGGCGTTCTCGTTCCGACCATGTCCTCGCTGGGTACGCCAGCGGACCTGGGGCGACGAGCCGTGAGCGGGACGCCGCACTCGCTCGCTCCGAGAGCGCTCGCATGGTCATCCTCGTCGAGGGGATCAGCGATCTGATGGCTCTCGATGCCGTCGCCCAGCGCCAGGGGCGCGACCTGGTGCAAGAGGGCATCGTCGTCCTACCCGTTGGGGGCGCACACGCTTTCGGGCGGCACCTCGAACTGCTTGGCGATCATCAAATCGGGCTGAGGTGCCTCGTCGATGAAGCCGAGGAGGCCATCGTTCGGGCTGCGACCACTGCGACTGCAGGGGTCGGGGGCGCCACGAGTCCAGTTGGGGAGCGCATCGACATGTTCGTGTGTGTCGAGGACCTGGAGCACGAACTGATCCGAGCGGTGACACCGTCGAGGGTCGGGGCGATCCTGGAGCGGGAAGCAGATCTCGGGTCGTTCCGGATTCTCCAGAAGCAGCCGGCGTGGCGTGACGGTGATTTGGTGGCGCAGCTGCGTCGATTCCTGGGAGCCGGCGCCCGCCGCAAACTCCGCTACGCCCGGCTTCTGGCTCTCGAGCTCGAACTCGGGGACGTCCCTCGTCCACTTGCCGGCGCGCTGGAGGTCTGA
- a CDS encoding RIO1 family regulatory kinase/ATPase: protein MSDDPSEYFIDELYISSVIRPIKSGKEANVLLCRANADLAGADLAALKVYVPSDNRDFRHDAVYRAGEWIPDARARRAMDTKTRFGRKVQAGTWVDREWQAMSRLHAAGVSVPRPIARSDDAILMAYVGDEDGPAPLLRAYRPVDPGAAELLLDQVLAAARSMLRLGIVHADLSPYNVLVWEGRAVVIDLPQAVDPSQNPEADELFRRDIARICTWAARHGVARDAREVAADLWESWRYAESIPEDLRWP from the coding sequence TTGTCCGACGACCCGTCTGAGTATTTCATCGACGAGCTGTACATCAGCTCGGTTATCCGACCCATCAAGAGCGGCAAGGAAGCAAACGTGTTGTTGTGCCGCGCCAACGCCGATCTCGCCGGCGCCGACCTCGCCGCCCTCAAGGTCTATGTTCCGTCGGACAATCGGGACTTCCGCCACGACGCCGTATACCGCGCCGGGGAGTGGATTCCTGACGCCCGCGCCCGTCGCGCCATGGACACGAAGACCCGTTTCGGCAGGAAGGTCCAGGCCGGCACCTGGGTGGACCGCGAGTGGCAGGCCATGAGTCGCCTCCACGCCGCGGGCGTTTCCGTTCCGAGACCGATCGCCAGAAGCGACGACGCCATCCTCATGGCCTATGTGGGCGACGAGGACGGACCCGCCCCGCTCCTGCGGGCGTATCGGCCGGTGGACCCGGGCGCGGCCGAACTCCTGCTCGATCAGGTGCTCGCTGCCGCGCGATCGATGCTGCGCCTCGGCATCGTCCACGCCGACCTGTCCCCCTACAACGTCCTGGTGTGGGAGGGTCGAGCCGTCGTGATCGACCTCCCCCAGGCGGTGGACCCATCACAGAACCCGGAGGCCGATGAGCTCTTCCGCCGGGATATCGCCCGAATCTGCACTTGGGCGGCTCGCCACGGCGTGGCTCGTGATGCCCGTGAGGTCGCCGCCGACCTGTGGGAGTCGTGGCGATACGCGGAGAGCATCCCGGAGGACCTGCGCTGGCCGTGA
- a CDS encoding VOC family protein, with product MAIRLDHTILEVDDLAESLAFYRDVVGLAHGGTNGPFEVMLVTADLAIDLYEGPVDSSRHLAFGMDRDTFDATFERIRAAGITFGNGPSKASNMKGPGRSSGVHGATASVYFEDPNGHMLEILTYDLGS from the coding sequence GTGGCTATTCGCCTCGATCACACCATCCTCGAGGTCGACGACCTGGCCGAGTCGCTCGCGTTCTATCGAGATGTCGTTGGGTTGGCCCACGGGGGAACGAATGGTCCCTTCGAGGTCATGCTCGTCACTGCTGACCTGGCGATCGATCTCTACGAGGGCCCCGTCGACTCGTCCCGCCACCTGGCCTTCGGCATGGATCGCGACACCTTCGATGCCACCTTCGAGCGGATCCGGGCTGCCGGCATCACATTCGGCAATGGGCCGAGCAAGGCGAGCAACATGAAGGGACCGGGCCGATCCTCCGGGGTACACGGGGCGACCGCGTCCGTGTACTTCGAGGACCCCAACGGGCACATGCTCGAGATCCTCACCTACGACCTGGGGTCCTGA
- a CDS encoding NAD(P)-dependent alcohol dehydrogenase: MTPAAMMKAAVCRRYGPIDRVRIEQVAVPAPQDDELLVRVRATTVNRTDCGYRAASPFVIRFFSGLRRPKRPILGTEFAGDVVGMGKDVTAFQAGDRIMGWCEGTFGAHAEYMTVKAGRPLTMPIPEGRSYVEAAPSTEGSHYAVSMIHATNLKAGDSILIYGATGAIGSAAVQLAKAKGAKVTAVCGTANLELVKTLGADRVIDYQTEDFTKDRERYDVVYDAVGKYSFLKCRHLLKPKGIYVATDRPLLHAPFMFVPVFAWWLILAGITKLFRGRRQRFGGPSLDTETLQWLREQILSGTFKPVIDRTYPLDQIVEAYRFVETGQKVGNVVIEV; this comes from the coding sequence ATGACCCCCGCAGCCATGATGAAGGCAGCCGTGTGCCGCCGCTACGGCCCGATCGACCGAGTGCGGATCGAACAGGTCGCCGTCCCGGCCCCGCAGGACGACGAGTTGCTGGTGCGAGTGCGGGCCACCACCGTGAATCGGACCGACTGTGGCTACCGGGCGGCAAGCCCGTTTGTCATCCGGTTCTTCAGTGGCCTTCGCCGGCCCAAGAGGCCGATCCTCGGCACTGAGTTCGCCGGTGACGTGGTGGGGATGGGTAAGGATGTCACCGCGTTCCAGGCGGGTGACCGAATAATGGGGTGGTGCGAGGGCACCTTCGGCGCCCATGCCGAGTACATGACCGTGAAAGCGGGCCGCCCGCTGACGATGCCGATCCCGGAGGGCCGGAGCTACGTCGAGGCGGCGCCGAGCACCGAGGGGTCGCACTACGCGGTGAGCATGATCCACGCCACCAACCTGAAGGCGGGTGACTCGATCCTGATCTACGGCGCTACCGGGGCGATCGGCTCGGCGGCGGTGCAACTGGCGAAGGCCAAAGGGGCGAAGGTGACCGCGGTGTGCGGCACGGCGAACCTCGAGCTGGTCAAGACACTGGGAGCCGACCGGGTGATCGACTACCAAACCGAGGACTTCACCAAGGACCGCGAGCGATACGACGTCGTCTACGACGCGGTGGGAAAGTATTCGTTCCTCAAGTGCCGGCACCTGTTGAAGCCGAAGGGCATCTATGTGGCAACCGACCGCCCGCTGCTCCACGCGCCGTTCATGTTCGTCCCGGTGTTCGCCTGGTGGCTGATCTTGGCGGGGATCACCAAGCTGTTCCGCGGCCGCCGCCAGAGGTTCGGCGGCCCGAGCCTCGACACCGAGACCCTGCAATGGCTACGCGAGCAGATCCTCTCCGGCACCTTCAAGCCGGTGATCGACCGCACCTATCCCCTCGACCAAATCGTCGAGGCCTACCGCTTCGTGGAGACGGGCCAAAAGGTCGGCAACGTGGTCATCGAGGTCTGA
- a CDS encoding NUDIX domain-containing protein, protein MTTRTDPPVGYDPSNFPPFAVTVDIVILTMNHSGLQVLLIRRGEDPFEGMWAIPGGFKRPHETLDEAAKRELSEETGVDAARLLTQFGAYGDPGRDPRMNVVTVGYLAVLRDVGAVVAGSDAADAALVPVSQVLNEEIELAFDHLRILHDAIDRARVELETSGIATAFVGTIFTIAELRAVYEAIWGVQLDAANFRRAVLGEEGWVIPTGRRARPGPEGGRPPELFKAGKAWRDGGPIHRTTTERN, encoded by the coding sequence ATGACGACACGAACTGATCCCCCGGTCGGATACGACCCCTCGAACTTTCCCCCGTTCGCCGTCACCGTCGACATCGTGATCCTCACGATGAACCACAGTGGGCTGCAGGTACTGCTCATTCGACGCGGCGAGGACCCCTTCGAGGGAATGTGGGCCATCCCCGGCGGATTCAAGCGCCCGCACGAGACCTTGGACGAAGCGGCAAAGCGGGAACTCTCCGAGGAGACCGGTGTCGACGCCGCTCGCTTGCTCACCCAGTTCGGCGCCTACGGCGACCCCGGCCGCGACCCGCGGATGAATGTGGTGACCGTCGGCTACCTGGCAGTACTGCGCGATGTGGGCGCGGTGGTGGCCGGATCCGACGCCGCCGACGCCGCCCTGGTGCCGGTGTCGCAGGTACTCAACGAGGAAATCGAGCTGGCGTTCGACCACCTCCGCATACTCCACGACGCCATCGACCGGGCTCGCGTCGAACTCGAGACGTCCGGCATCGCCACCGCTTTCGTCGGGACGATTTTCACGATCGCCGAACTCCGCGCCGTATACGAGGCCATCTGGGGCGTCCAACTCGACGCCGCCAACTTCCGACGCGCCGTCCTCGGCGAAGAAGGCTGGGTGATCCCCACCGGCCGCCGCGCACGCCCCGGCCCTGAAGGCGGCCGACCGCCCGAGTTGTTCAAAGCAGGCAAGGCTTGGCGCGACGGCGGCCCGATCCACCGGACGACCACAGAGAGGAATTAG